The Leadbettera azotonutricia ZAS-9 genome has a window encoding:
- a CDS encoding SDR family NAD(P)-dependent oxidoreductase, with protein sequence MEIDLKGKIAVVSGASGELGRVMASTLASCGADIALLYLRNAEKANELAAKIKTGGRRVLPVQVDLKDEASVLAMKDSVVKGLGEPDIVVNAAVSQYKWVAILEQNIDDFQDQFETCVRQNVLMAKAFLPAMIAKGRGRFIGINSERSYLCTANSGAYASAKRGMDGLYRVLANEVGPSGVTVNQVAPGWTISDKDRANHTEIAPEYSAKIPLARRGTDQEIANAVAFLASDLASFITGVTIPVCGGAVMV encoded by the coding sequence ATGGAAATCGATCTGAAAGGAAAAATAGCCGTAGTGAGCGGCGCCTCGGGTGAGCTGGGCCGGGTAATGGCCTCGACTTTGGCGTCCTGCGGAGCGGATATAGCCTTGCTCTACCTGAGAAACGCTGAAAAAGCCAATGAATTGGCTGCCAAAATTAAAACCGGGGGCCGCCGTGTACTGCCGGTTCAGGTGGATTTGAAAGATGAAGCATCCGTGCTGGCCATGAAAGACTCTGTTGTCAAAGGCCTGGGCGAACCCGATATCGTGGTGAACGCCGCAGTAAGCCAGTACAAGTGGGTTGCCATACTGGAACAAAACATTGACGACTTCCAGGATCAGTTCGAGACCTGCGTCAGGCAGAATGTGCTCATGGCAAAGGCCTTTTTGCCGGCGATGATCGCCAAAGGCCGGGGCCGCTTTATCGGCATCAACTCCGAACGTTCCTATCTCTGTACCGCCAACTCCGGCGCTTATGCCTCCGCCAAACGCGGCATGGACGGCCTCTACCGGGTACTCGCCAACGAGGTAGGCCCTTCCGGCGTTACCGTAAACCAGGTTGCCCCGGGCTGGACCATCAGCGACAAAGACCGCGCGAACCACACGGAAATAGCCCCTGAATACAGCGCCAAAATCCCCCTTGCCCGCCGCGGCACGGATCAGGAAATAGCCAACGCCGTGGCCTTTCTGGCTTCGGATCTGGCTTCGTTTATCACCGGGGTGACCATCCCGGTCTGCGGCGGAGCGGTGATGGTTTAA
- a CDS encoding MFS transporter, translating into MATFFLILIYITFISLGLPDSLLGTAWPVIRLELGAPLETAGIIFITISVCTIISSLGCSWVTGRFGTGKVTALSVLLTAAALLGSSFSHSVWWFTLMALPLGFGAGAIDSALNNYIALHYAPRHMSWLHCFWGVGAFIGPFIISLNLSQAGNWRGAYLALSVIQFAVSLLLIVSLPLWKIQDKPRAAEPQGSFVSELGKNFGLVKIPGVIEAMITFFVYCATEYTLGLWGASFLTENRGFAKPDAASAIALYYLGITVGRFFRVSSPSGFRGRISYAAASGSF; encoded by the coding sequence ATGGCCACATTCTTTTTAATCCTCATCTACATCACCTTTATCAGCCTTGGACTGCCCGATTCCCTTTTGGGAACCGCCTGGCCTGTGATACGCCTTGAACTGGGCGCGCCGCTTGAAACTGCCGGCATTATTTTCATCACCATATCGGTCTGTACGATAATCTCAAGCCTGGGCTGTTCCTGGGTCACCGGCCGTTTTGGCACGGGCAAGGTTACTGCCCTAAGCGTATTGCTCACTGCGGCGGCATTGCTGGGTTCTTCATTCAGCCACTCGGTCTGGTGGTTTACTCTCATGGCCCTGCCCCTGGGATTCGGCGCAGGTGCCATAGATTCTGCGCTGAACAACTATATCGCCCTTCACTATGCACCGCGCCACATGAGCTGGCTCCACTGCTTTTGGGGAGTGGGGGCTTTTATCGGGCCCTTCATCATCAGCCTGAATTTGAGTCAGGCCGGTAACTGGCGGGGGGCTTATCTTGCCTTAAGCGTAATACAATTTGCGGTCAGTTTGCTGCTTATTGTGTCCCTTCCCTTATGGAAAATACAGGACAAGCCCAGGGCAGCCGAACCTCAAGGTTCTTTTGTTTCGGAATTGGGGAAGAATTTCGGCCTTGTAAAAATACCGGGGGTGATCGAAGCCATGATCACCTTTTTTGTGTACTGCGCAACCGAGTACACCCTGGGCCTTTGGGGCGCGAGCTTCCTCACGGAAAACCGGGGCTTTGCCAAGCCCGATGCCGCAAGCGCCATTGCCCTTTATTACCTGGGCATCACCGTGGGCCGCTTTTTTCGGGTTTCCTCACCCTCAGGTTTTCGGGGAAGGATCTCATACGCGGCGGCCTCTGGATCATTTTAG
- a CDS encoding response regulator: MQEDDLIQQIEALQKQDRKNKREIQQLRGTLELERQVATAKANQQTTRTSEQRDREKYMKLLLENCPDSILLLDKTNRLIYCTEFFLKNFQTINTDLIYGHTFQEVFNLIVDSQWVEAIYLKLKEVVNSNTPIKFEDTRIAEDGTPLKYIIQINPMVNSEGENEGAMMLFHDITEIERAREEAVIARDEAERASAAKGAFLANMSHEMRTPMNAIIGMTAIAKKSQELDKKNYCLKKIEDASNHLLGVINDILDMSKIEANKLELSFDSFNFEKMLQKVVNVINFKVDEKHQEFAVHIDDKIPKTLISDDQRLAQVIANLLSNAVKFTPERGSVILNACLEKQEGKIFTVRISVTDTGIGISEEQQKKLFSSFQQADGSTSRKFGGTGLGLAISKRIVEMMGGRIWIDSEEGKGSTFSFIIETEKGTDELHSLLAEGVNFHNLRILVVDDTPDICEYFKDLVSHHHIACDTAPGGEEACSLIEKNGFYDIYFVDWKMPGMDGVALSRWIREHESAGASVPPKSVVIMISAADWNSIEKEAKDVGVNKFLPKPLFQSNIMDCIVECLGKESIIAAERADQDLSAEDHFEDYHMLLAEDVEINREIVITLLEPTGLKIDCAENGSKALEMFRSDPDKYQLIFMDVQMPEMDGYEATSKIRAFEAERFEGLEFASQTPQKKLTPVPIIAMTANVFREDVERCLASGMNDHVGKPLDINEVLDKLRSYLRK; this comes from the coding sequence ATGCAGGAAGATGATCTTATACAGCAAATAGAGGCTCTCCAAAAACAGGATCGCAAAAACAAACGGGAAATACAGCAGCTCCGTGGAACACTGGAACTTGAACGCCAGGTCGCCACGGCAAAAGCGAATCAGCAGACTACCCGTACTTCCGAGCAGCGTGACCGCGAAAAGTACATGAAGCTGCTTCTCGAAAATTGTCCCGATTCCATACTCCTTTTGGATAAGACAAACCGCCTCATATATTGCACTGAATTTTTTCTGAAAAATTTTCAAACCATAAATACCGATCTCATCTACGGCCATACCTTTCAGGAAGTGTTCAATCTCATTGTAGACTCCCAATGGGTCGAAGCCATCTATCTAAAACTCAAAGAAGTAGTTAACAGTAATACTCCTATTAAATTCGAGGATACCCGCATCGCGGAAGACGGTACTCCCCTCAAATACATAATTCAGATTAACCCCATGGTGAACAGCGAGGGCGAGAACGAAGGGGCCATGATGCTCTTTCACGACATTACCGAAATTGAACGGGCCAGGGAAGAAGCCGTAATCGCAAGGGACGAGGCCGAGAGGGCCAGCGCAGCCAAGGGCGCATTCCTTGCCAACATGAGCCACGAAATGCGGACCCCCATGAACGCCATTATCGGCATGACGGCCATTGCAAAGAAATCCCAGGAGCTGGATAAAAAGAATTACTGCCTCAAAAAAATTGAAGACGCTTCGAACCACCTTTTGGGCGTCATCAACGATATACTCGATATGTCCAAAATCGAAGCCAACAAACTTGAACTCTCATTCGACAGTTTCAATTTTGAAAAGATGCTCCAAAAAGTAGTGAATGTAATAAACTTCAAGGTAGACGAAAAGCATCAGGAATTTGCTGTTCATATCGATGACAAAATTCCAAAAACCCTGATAAGCGATGATCAGCGCCTTGCCCAGGTTATTGCAAATCTCCTTTCCAATGCGGTCAAATTTACCCCCGAGCGGGGTTCCGTTATTTTGAATGCCTGCCTCGAAAAGCAGGAAGGAAAAATCTTTACGGTTCGGATTTCCGTAACCGACACCGGCATAGGCATCAGCGAGGAACAGCAGAAAAAGCTTTTCAGTTCCTTCCAGCAGGCTGACGGCTCCACCTCCCGCAAATTCGGCGGCACCGGCCTTGGCCTCGCCATTTCCAAGCGTATCGTGGAAATGATGGGCGGTCGTATCTGGATAGATTCGGAAGAAGGCAAAGGCTCAACCTTTTCCTTTATAATTGAAACTGAAAAAGGCACCGACGAACTCCACAGCCTCCTTGCGGAAGGGGTAAACTTCCACAACCTGCGTATCCTCGTGGTGGACGATACGCCGGATATCTGCGAATACTTCAAAGACCTTGTGTCCCATCACCACATTGCCTGCGATACTGCCCCAGGCGGCGAAGAAGCCTGCAGCCTCATTGAAAAAAACGGCTTCTATGACATTTACTTTGTGGACTGGAAAATGCCCGGCATGGACGGCGTGGCCCTTTCCCGCTGGATACGGGAGCATGAATCGGCGGGGGCTTCGGTGCCGCCCAAGTCGGTTGTAATAATGATCTCCGCCGCCGACTGGAACTCCATCGAAAAAGAAGCCAAAGATGTAGGGGTCAATAAATTCCTCCCCAAACCCCTTTTCCAGTCCAACATCATGGACTGCATCGTTGAGTGCCTCGGTAAAGAAAGCATCATCGCAGCGGAACGGGCCGACCAGGATCTATCTGCCGAAGATCATTTCGAAGACTACCATATGCTCCTGGCGGAAGATGTTGAAATCAACCGCGAGATAGTCATCACCCTGCTTGAACCAACAGGCCTGAAAATCGACTGCGCCGAAAATGGCAGCAAAGCCCTTGAAATGTTTCGCTCTGATCCGGACAAATACCAGCTTATCTTTATGGATGTCCAGATGCCCGAAATGGACGGCTATGAAGCTACAAGCAAAATACGTGCCTTCGAAGCTGAACGCTTCGAAGGCTTGGAGTTTGCTTCGCAAACTCCACAGAAAAAGTTAACCCCTGTTCCAATAATCGCGATGACTGCGAATGTGTTCAGGGAAGATGTGGAAAGGTGCCTCGCTTCGGGCATGAATGATCATGTGGGAAAACCTCTGGATATTAACGAAGTTCTGGATAAACTCCGAAGTTATTTGAGGAAATAA
- a CDS encoding FIST C-terminal domain-containing protein, which produces MVQVRNAFTTELDEPEDALKEILEQIDLKTLSKNSVGIIVCYYEFIDTGVVQKISESLPFEVIGLTTTASASKGDYGMYRLNLTVLTSDDILFETAYTVPLSRAEYEKPLEEAYAEARAGLPSDPSFIITIFPLMGELIAPDILKVMDRASKGIPIWGTIASDAVLDSEHCKTIGKKKSGATSVAMLLLHGDIEPEFIVTSIPDRNISTRKALVTKSSGCIVQEANGVPFAQYLNSIGYITKVGIDPTSFPLIMRFPDGSGPVALGVFRVFEDGSILMGGEVPEGTSFSGGEIDPEGIIETARASLDKALKTGKRSGIFMSPCITRYLMLSPVSSKEMELAISTIGDIPYFLAYASGEICPVRGEDGKLYNHFHNFTFSLCVL; this is translated from the coding sequence ATGGTACAGGTACGCAATGCGTTCACGACAGAACTTGACGAGCCGGAAGACGCGCTTAAAGAGATACTTGAGCAGATAGATCTCAAGACTTTGAGTAAAAATTCTGTAGGTATTATCGTATGTTACTATGAGTTTATTGATACCGGCGTGGTGCAAAAAATCTCTGAAAGCCTCCCCTTCGAAGTTATTGGCCTGACTACCACCGCAAGCGCCTCCAAAGGCGATTACGGTATGTACCGCCTTAACCTTACCGTCCTTACCAGCGATGATATTTTGTTCGAAACCGCCTATACCGTCCCCCTCTCCAGGGCAGAATATGAAAAACCCCTTGAGGAAGCCTACGCGGAAGCCCGCGCCGGCCTCCCTTCTGATCCCAGCTTCATCATCACTATATTCCCCCTTATGGGCGAATTAATTGCTCCCGATATACTCAAAGTCATGGATCGCGCCAGCAAGGGTATTCCCATTTGGGGAACCATCGCTTCGGACGCTGTATTGGACTCAGAGCACTGCAAAACCATAGGCAAGAAAAAGTCCGGAGCAACTTCGGTAGCTATGCTGCTTTTACATGGCGATATCGAACCCGAATTCATTGTCACTTCAATTCCCGACCGGAACATCTCTACCCGCAAGGCTCTCGTCACAAAGTCCTCGGGCTGCATTGTCCAGGAAGCCAACGGCGTTCCCTTCGCCCAATACCTCAACAGTATTGGCTATATTACCAAAGTTGGAATCGATCCCACTTCGTTTCCCCTTATAATGAGGTTTCCGGACGGATCCGGTCCCGTTGCTTTAGGGGTGTTTCGTGTTTTCGAAGACGGCAGCATCCTGATGGGGGGCGAGGTTCCTGAGGGAACTTCCTTCTCAGGCGGCGAAATCGATCCCGAGGGCATAATCGAAACCGCCAGGGCTTCCCTGGACAAAGCCCTCAAAACCGGCAAAAGGTCAGGGATTTTCATGTCCCCCTGCATAACCCGTTATCTTATGCTGTCGCCTGTAAGCTCAAAGGAGATGGAACTTGCCATCAGTACCATTGGCGATATTCCTTATTTTTTGGCCTATGCAAGCGGCGAAATCTGCCCCGTACGGGGAGAAGACGGGAAGCTATATAACCATTTTCACAATTTCACCTTTTCACTCTGTGTTCTATAA
- the trhA gene encoding PAQR family membrane homeostasis protein TrhA, with product MINYCFIVMPSVAVLQPDDGTGVLIGMKTWQHTKTLTQILPYQTLGEEIANSLLHGFGALLGAAGLVLLVLRAQGFLGGNGGGGRATTSYVIFAAAMTCMFLASTLYHAHQRPEIKRIFRVFDHQAIYLFIAGTYTPLCLIGLRGPLGWTLFGIEWALAITGIVLYGVGCKALKKMELTVYLLMGWAIVGGCIPLARALPPRSLLLLAAGGVFYTLGTVWYALGRRRNVRFNTPKEPAPMENAGVFQKKSDRGAHVTWHVFVLLGALCHWWSIWFMS from the coding sequence ATGATAAATTATTGCTTTATTGTAATGCCTTCGGTCGCGGTACTGCAACCGGATGATGGTACCGGTGTCTTAATTGGTATGAAAACATGGCAGCATACAAAAACCCTTACTCAGATCCTTCCCTACCAAACTTTGGGAGAAGAAATAGCCAATTCCCTGCTTCACGGTTTTGGGGCCCTTCTGGGGGCGGCGGGGCTGGTGCTGCTCGTTCTCCGGGCCCAGGGTTTCCTTGGGGGAAACGGCGGAGGCGGACGGGCAACCACCAGTTATGTGATCTTTGCCGCTGCCATGACCTGCATGTTCCTGGCTTCCACCTTGTACCATGCCCACCAGCGTCCCGAGATAAAACGTATCTTCCGTGTCTTTGACCACCAGGCGATCTACCTGTTTATCGCAGGAACCTATACCCCCTTATGCCTCATTGGTTTGCGGGGTCCCCTGGGCTGGACCCTCTTCGGAATTGAATGGGCCCTGGCAATAACGGGAATTGTCCTTTACGGGGTAGGCTGCAAAGCCCTTAAAAAAATGGAACTCACGGTCTATCTCCTCATGGGTTGGGCCATAGTAGGGGGGTGCATACCCCTGGCCAGGGCCCTGCCCCCCAGAAGCCTCCTCCTTCTGGCAGCCGGGGGTGTCTTTTATACCCTGGGAACCGTCTGGTATGCCCTGGGCCGCCGGAGAAATGTCCGCTTCAATACCCCAAAGGAACCTGCGCCAATGGAGAATGCCGGAGTGTTCCAAAAAAAATCCGACCGGGGCGCCCATGTAACCTGGCATGTTTTTGTCCTTTTGGGAGCCCTTTGCCACTGGTGGTCTATCTGGTTCATGAGCTGA